One window from the genome of Schistocerca piceifrons isolate TAMUIC-IGC-003096 chromosome 8, iqSchPice1.1, whole genome shotgun sequence encodes:
- the LOC124712024 gene encoding pupal cuticle protein 36-like encodes MKLLLLAALVAVVAAERLDNSYLPPAGAPLAGGAPGAIAAPFGGPGGAFRPGAGGAAGRPGLGGIGGAGGPGAGGFPGAGRGPGGAGAGGFPGAGSAGGFPGAGAGAGGARPGAGGFPGAGGAGGFPGARGPGGFPGAGAGGARPGAGGFPGAGGAGGFPGAGGAGGFPGAGAGGARPGAGGFPGAGGAGGFPGAGGAGGFPGAGAGGARPGAGAGGARPGAGGFPGAGGAGGAAGGPVIPILKYENVNNGDGSYYFSYETGNGIAQDEQGYLKNAGIPDAEAETVQGRYTYTGDDGVQYTITYTADENGFQPQGAHLPTPPPIPEEILRSLEQNAAEEAAAAKAGGVAGGAFGGAPGAGSGGAFGGAPGAGAGGPFGGRPGAGAGAGGPSGGAPGAGGVFGGGRAPGAGAFGRPGAGAGATPGYSPESGYSYPNPGK; translated from the exons ATGAAGTTG TTGCTGTTGGCAGCACTGGTAGCCGTGGTTGCGGCCGAGCGGCTGGACAACTCGTACCTGCCTCCAGCGGGTGCGCCACTGGCCGGCGGTGCTCCAGGAGCCATCGCAGCGCCCTTCGGCGGTCCTGGAGGAGCGTTTAGGCCCGGAGCTGGAGGTGCAGCTGGAAGACCTGGACTGGGCGG CATTGGAGGTGCTGGAGGCCCCGGTGCTGGTGGATTCCCAGGTGCTGGCCGCGGTCCTGGAGGTGCTGGAGCCGGTGGATTCCCTGGTGCTGGAAGCGCTGGTGGGTTTCcgggagctggagctggagctggtgGCGCTAGGCCTGGCGCAGGTGGATTCCCTGGTGCTGGAGGAGCAGGTGGATTCCCTGGTGCTCGAGGCCCTGGTGGATTCCCTGGAGCTGGAGCCGGTGGCGCTAGGCCTGGTGCAGGTGGATTCCCTGGTGCTGGAGGAGCTGGTGGATTCCCTGGTGCTGGAGGCGCCGGTGGGTTCCCTGGAGCTGGAGCCGGTGGCGCTAGACCTGGTGCAGGAGGATTCCCTGGTGCTGGAGGAGCTGGTGGGTTCCCTGGTGCAGGAGGAGCGGGCGGATTTCCTGGAGCTGGAGCTGGTGGTGCTAGGCCTGGTGCTGGAGCTGGTGGTGCTAGGCCTGGCGCTGGGGGATTCCCTGGCGCTGGAGGAGCTGGTGGTGCTGCTGGTGGTCCCGTCATCCCCATCCTCAAGTACGAGAATGTCAACAATGGTGATGGCTCCTACTACTTCAG CTATGAAACCGGCAACGGCATCGCCCAGGACGAGCAGGGCTACCTGAAGAACGCTGGAATCCCTGATGCTGAGGCCGAGACCGTGCAGGGCCGCTACACGTACACTGGAGACGATGGTGTGCAGTACACCATAACCTACACTGCCGATGAGAACGGCTTCCAGCCGCAGGGCGCCCATCTGCCCACTCCACCACCAATCCCCGAGGAGATCCTTCGCTCCCTGGAGCAGAACGCTGCTGAAGAGGCAGCTGCGGCAAAGGCTGGAGGAGTCGCTGGTGGTGCTTTCGGTGGTGCTCCAGGAGCTGGTTCTGGCGGTGCCTTTGGTGGGGCACCTGGAGCCGGTGCTGGTGGTCCTTTTGGAGGTCGTCCAGGCGCTGGTGCTGGTGCTGGAGGTCCCTCGGGTGGTGCTCCTGGAGCTGGTGGTGTATTTGGTGGTGGCAGAGCTCCTGGTGCTG GAGCCTTCGGCCGTCCCGGTGCTGGAGCTGGAGCAACGCCCGGCTACTCGCCAGAGAGTGGCTACTCGTACCCTAACCCTGGCAAATAG